The following coding sequences are from one Lycium ferocissimum isolate CSIRO_LF1 chromosome 3, AGI_CSIRO_Lferr_CH_V1, whole genome shotgun sequence window:
- the LOC132049376 gene encoding blue copper protein-like — MASKIIFCFMIGLAGFLPTITMATEHWVGGEKGWTRQFCELPVDYQDWAKDKTFKIGDTLVPPPSEGLTTGHDVITLASPGKKWYICGFPTHCSDHNQKLVINVEDGAPAPAPAAPAPPMKYWVGGDKGWTIDVDYQAWAKDKTFKVGDTLVFKYTKGHHNVLKVNQTAFKDCIATAPSEALTSGNDAITLTSPGKKWYICGIPTHCSDHNQKLVITVEAGAPTQAPAPAPGPATKDDSNNSYKFTTSANKIFVGGLVLIWTILTLV, encoded by the exons ATGGCTTCCAAGATTATTTTCTGTTTTATGATTGGGCTTGCAGGATTTTTGCCTACAATCACAATGGCAACTGAGCATTGGGTTGGGGGTGAGAAAGGCTGGACCC ggcaattctgcgaattgcccgttGATTATCAAGATTGGGCCAAGGATAAAACTTTCAAGATTGGAGACACCTTAG TCCCTCCACCAAGTGAAGGACTTACTACAGGCCATGATGTGATTACATTGGCTAGCCCTGGTAAAAAATGGTACATTTGTGGTTTTCCTACACATTGCTCTGACCATAACCAAAAGCTTGTCATCAACGTCGAGGACGGAGCTCCGGCACCAGCACCTGCAGCTCCGGCACCACCAATGAAGTATTGGGTTGGAGGTGATAAGGGATGGACCATTGATGTAGATTATCAAGCTTGGGCCAAGGACAAAACTTTTAAGGTTGGAGACACCTTAG TTTTTAAGTATACCAAAGGGCATCATAACGTGTTAAAAGTAAACCAAACAGCTTTCAAAGACTGCATAGCTACTGCACCAAGTGAAGCTTTAACTTCTGGTAATGATGCAATCACTTTGACATCTCCTGGTAAAAAATGGTACATTTGTGGTATTCCAACACATTGCTCCGACCATAACCAAAAGCTTGTCATCACTGTGGAAGCCGGAGCTCCGACACAGGCACCGGCACCGGCACCGGGACCAGCCACTAAAGAtgattcaaacaattcatacaagtTTACTACATCTGCAAACAAGATTTTTGTTGGTGGTCTGGTTTTAATTTGGACAATTCTAACATTAGTTTAA